GTGCGGATGCCGTAGGCGAGCACGGGCACGTCGTCGAGGAGTGCCACGCGGAGCAGGTCGTCGACCTGGCGGGAACTGAGGAACTGCGCCTCGTCGACGAGCAGGCAGCTCACGTCGTGCCCGTCGCGCGCGACCGACGCGGCGCGGTGATGCTCGAAGAGCGCGAACGCGTCGGCGTCCGGGGCGAACACGAAGTCGACCTCTCGCGTGACGCCGAGCCGGGACACGATGTGCTCGGCCCCCTTGGTGTCGACGGCCGGCTTCGCGAGCAGCACGCGGTGACCGCGCTCCTCGTAGTTGAACGCGGCCTGCAGCAGCGCGGTGCTCTTGCCGGAGTTCATCGCGCCGTATCGGAAGTACAGCTTCGCCATCTACTCGAGGAGTCCGTCCTCCGCCACGCGGCGGGTGAGGTCGCTCTTGCGACTCGCGGGGCGGTCGAGGCGCGCGTACTTCTCCCGCACTCGCCGCAGGTACGTCTTCACGGTCTCATAGCTCACGCCCATCGCGTCGGCGACCTCGGTGGTCGTGCGTCCCGCGACGTAGAGTCGCACGGCGGTGAGCTCCGATCCGCTCAGGGCCGGCGCCGGGATCCGCGGCGTCTCCGAGCCGACCTCGTCCGCCGAGTCCGCCACGCCGAGCCATGGTGCGAACGCCACGGCGCCCCAGCCGACCGCCCCGTCGGGGGCACGGCCGGCGGCGCCGTCCCCGCGGACGCGTGAGAGCACCAGCCGCACCACGTCGAGCACGCGGGTGCCCGGCACCGACTTCGGCACGAATGCCGCCGCCCCCGCGTCGAGCGCGCGGCTGCGCGCCTCCCGGGAGTCGAGCGCGCTGACCACGACGACCGCCGCGCCGGCCGCCCTGCAGGTGCGCACCCTGGACTCGATCGACACCGGTTCGGCGAGCTGGAAGTCCATGACCACGAGGTCGACGGGGAATCTCGGCGAACGGACGAGCTCGAGCCAGGTCGTGGCGCGCACGGCCACCTCGAGGTCGGGCGCGTGCCGCTCCACCCACGAGATGATGCCGTCGAGCACCACCGCGTGGTCGTCGAGCACCGCCACGGTCGCCCGCGGCTCGCTCGGCACCGGTTCCGTCCGGCGGCCGCTCTCAGCCCGCATACGCCAGCTCCAGGTGGATGGACGCGTCGCCGAGTCGCAGTTCGGCCCGGTCGAAACTCACGCGCACGACCCCGAGGAAGTTCTGCGCCTCGGTGCGCAGGCCCGGCCGATTCGCCACTCCGGTCGCGGTCACCGCGACGAGGCACCCCGGCGGGTCGTCGTGGACCCGCAGCTCGAGCGCATCGCTGGTCACCTGGCCGCCCGACAGCCACGCGACCACCGCCGCGACGGTGGCGCGCTGCGCCTCGGGGAGCCGGCTCGCGGCGCCGTGCGGGTCGTCGAGCGTGATGCGCGTCGTGCCGCGCCCGAGCTCCACCCCGACGAGATCGTCGAGCCAGGTGGCATCCGCCCCCTCGACCAGTGCCGAGCGGAGCTGGTGCGCGAGCTCCCGCGCGCGATCCGCCTGCGCCGGCGTGACCTGGCCGGTCCTGGTGACCTCCGCGAGCAACGGCAGCACGTCTCGACCGAGCACCGTGACGCGGCCCTCCTGCACGGTCCGGGCGATGCCGGCGCGGACCTCGCGGTCGCGGGAGAGGACCGCGATCGCGGCGCGGCGGTCGAAGGCGAGCACCTCGTCCACCACTGCGCGCGAGTAGCCGGCCGCGGCTGCGCCGAGCACGAGCACGGGCAGCGCGGCCACCACGACGAACGCCGGCAGGGGTGCGTCGATCGTGGAGTACTGCGCGGACTCGAGGGTGAGGATGCCGAGGATGCCCGCCGAAACCCCGCACGCCGTGAGCAGCGACTGCCACGTGCAGTACGGAGCCAGCGAGACCAGCATGAGCCCGACGACCACCGGCCCGGCGTCGTCGGAGACCAGCTGGTTCGCCCCCGCGGTGCTGGCGCTCTCGGCGATCGCGGCCCCCAGCGCGAGCGCCATGACCACCCAGAGCCGCTCGTTCGACATGGGCGCCAGGCGCGGCGAGGTCCACACGATGACGCTCACCGCCGCCGCGACCGTGAAGCCGATCGCCATCGCCGCCAGCACCGGCCCGACGACCTCGTCGGAGTGGGCGGCGACGGCGACCACCATGCCGACGGCGGCGAGGCCGACGTGTCCGATCGCGAGCCCCCAGGTCGCGACCGAGGCGACCGGGTCGACCGACTGCTGCGTGAGACGCAGCCGCTCCCCGGTCACCGGCCCGCCCCCGGCACGGCGAGCAGCACCGTCGTCCCGACGCCGGGCGTGGACCAGAGCTGCACCTGGCCGCCCACCTGCTCGATGCGCCCGCGCACGGACGCGCGGATGCCCAGCCGGTCCTCGGGCACCCCGGCGGGGTCGAACCCGCTCCCGTCGTCGACGACGGCGACGGTCAGCTCGTCGCCGTCGGTCGCCACGGCGACCTCCGCCTCGCGCGCGCCCGAGTGGTCGGCCACGTTCACCAGGCACTGCGCGATCGCATCGCGAAGGGCCTCGGACGTCTCCGGGCGCAGGCGGTCGAGCGCCTCGGGGGTGCCCGACACCCGGACCTCCAGCCCGTGGCGCTGCGCCACCGAGACCGCCGACTGCAGCGCCGACGGCCCGGGATCGCGCGCCTCCTCGCTCCAGTCGCGGCCCACGATCAGCTCGAGGTCGTGCAGGATCGCCGAGCGCAGTGCGGGGTCGAGCGGTCCGGACCCCCGCCCGCCGAGGGCGAGCAGATGGTTGAGCGCGGTGTCGTGCAGCCGCGCGGTCGCGCGCGCCTCGAACTCGCGCCGGATCGCGATCTCGCGCACGACCCGCTGCGCCCGATGCAGCCCCGCCGCCTGCCGCCGGCCCGAGTGCAGGTTGCGGACGTCGTACACGCGCACGGTCAGCACGAGCGCGAATGCGATCGTCGCCGGCAGGTTCACCACCCACGGCAGCCCCGCCACGGCGATGGCCGTGCCGAGCGCGACCATCCCGACGAGGTACGACAGCACCGCCCACCAGACGGCGATCGACGACCGCGTCCTGGGCGTGCCGGCGAGGATGATGACGAGCCAGGGCACCGCGACCAGGATGGTGCTGGCGAAGCCCGGCAGCGGGAACGCCGTGAGCACGAGGGTCGCCACCACGTACGTCGCGACGCCGCCGACGACGAGGTGCAGCGCGCTCCCCCATGCCGACGGGCGGAGCACGACGAGCGCGAGCGTGGCGGCCGAGGCGCTCAGCACGCCGAACGCGGACCAGGCCTCGGGGCCGCCCGCCATCACGGCCGAGACCAGCGCCATCAGCCAGGCCGGCCCGAGCGCGGCGTATGCACCCCACCGCATGCTCGTCGTCAGCGCCCGCCCGAACACCTCTGCGACCTGATCGCGCGAGGTGCCGGTGGACATGGGCCGCCTTCTCCATGTGGTCGCGCGTCACGCGAGTGCGCCGCGCGGCGTCGGATGGTTCGCCGACGGACGCGGCGACTGCGTCCGCCGATTATCGCAGTTCGGGCGCCACGCGCGCCAATGCCGGCGTCAGCGCGGCGAGCGGCTGCGTGATCGGCTCGATGCGCGGCCCGTCCTCGCGGTGCCGGAGCACGACCCGCACGGCCTCCGGGTCGGAGATCAGTGCGGCGCGGTCGAAGGCCCCGCGCAGCGCCTGCACCATCGGGTCGACGATCCGGGACGACGCGACCGGGTCCGCCGGGGGCGGGGCCTGCACGGTGAGCGTCCACTCCCCCGGTTCGGGCGCGACCACGTGCACGCGCACGGTGCCGCGGCGGGAGAGCCGCGCGAGCGACTCGATGAGCGAGGCGAGGCTGTCGCGCTGCGTCTCGCCGAGCCGGTCGGCCAGCCCGCAGTCGTCGTCGACCACGATGCGCGCCGAGTCGCGGGAGGCGAGCCGGGCGAGGTCGTCGAGCCAGGTCGCATCGGAACGGCAGGCGGATGCCACGCGCAGGCGTGCGGCCAGCCGGCGCGCCTGCCCGACCTGCTCCGCCGTCAGCTCGTCCGACGCCGCCACGCGCGCGAGCAGTGGCATCGCCTCGGCCTCGAGGACGTCGATGCGGTCGGCGCACGCGGAGCCGGCCGGCGCCCCTTCGGGCGCATCCGACACCACCTTCCCGCGGCGGCGACGGCGGCGGCCGAACTCGCTCGCGAGGATCTCACGGTCGCGGTGCATCACGTGCCGCGCGAACGACGCGGAGAACGCGACCGCGGCGGCCGTGGCGACCATCACCGGTGCCGCGGCCACGACCGAGAAGGTGGGCACGGGCGCGACGATCGACACGAATGCGGCGGAGCCCGCAGCGATCGCGGCGGCCGCGGCGGTCGCCGCCGCGCCCACGGAGACCGCGGTGCGCCAGGAGGCGAACGGGGCGAGCAGCACGATGAGCAGCCCGGCCAGGGCGGTGCCGAAGTCGTCGTAGAGCAGCGTGTTGGCACCCACCGTGCTCACGTTCTCGGCGAGCGCCGCGGCGATCGCGAGTGCCACCGCGAGCCCGTACCGGTCGCCGGGAATCGGCGAGCGCCTCCGGTCCGCGGCCGCGCGGATGGCGACCGCCCAGGCAGCGGCGAGGAGCACGAAGGCGAGGCCGGCCGCGGCCGGATTGCGGATCTCGTCGCGGTGGCCGACGGTGACGAGCGCCGCGAATGCCAGGGCCAGCACCCCGCCCGCGCACAGCACTGCGCAGGCGAGTCGCCCGCCGGCCGGATCGGCCGCCGCGGCGCTCGGGGCGCTCCTCGGCCCGAGCGGGCCCACGCCCGCCCCGGCGATACGGGCGCGCGTCCGGCGGGAGAGACGGCCCGGCTCCGTGTCGGCGACCGCCGAGAGTTGGTCGCGGCAGCGCTCGAACAGGCGCGTGACGGCCTGCTCGCCGCGTGTCGAACGGGACGCGGGCGTGGCCGGGCGGCGCAGTGCGACGACGAGCTGCAGCACGCGGAGGGCGAGGAGCATCGCGAACACCGCGATCGTGCCGGAGTTGGGCGCGAAGACGTGACCGCCCACGAGGGCGGCCGCGTTGACGGCCGCGCCCGCAGCCACGTACCCGATCGTCGTCCAGACGATCGACGTCACCGCGCGGCGGGTCGCCCCGAGCGCGAGGAACATCGCCGCAGCGGGGAGCGCCGTGCGGAGGGTGTTCGTGTCGGCCATCCGGTCGTCGAGGGTCATGACGGCCTGCGTCGCCGCGAACACGACGGTGGTGCCGACGACCAGCAGCACGATCCGATGCGCGACGCCGGGCCGGAACGCCACCAGCGCGACGGCCACACCGAGTGCGAGGAACCAGCCGAGGGCCACGAGCGCGACCTGCGACCACTCGCCGGTGCGGAACACGACGGAGAGCGCGGCGATGACGATCATGACGCCGACGCACGCGGCGGACGCGGCGAGGGATGCCGAGCTGACGGCGCGCGCGAACACGGGTTCGGCGGCCGGGACGCGATCGATCATTGGTTCCGGTCGGTCTGCGCGGCGGCTGCCCTGGGGGAGCATCCGATCCGCTTTCGGGTGGGTTCAGAACAGCGTAGGCGGTCCCGCAGCACCACGCACATCGGCTTCCCACAGGGTCGGCGCGCTGGTACTGTGCGCCGGGCCGCCCGTGACCGGACTCTCCTCGCCGTGCGCCAGCCCGTGCGCGCGCAGGAGCGGGCGCACACGCGCGGCCAGCCACCTGCGGTACTCCTTCGGCGGCTCGGCGGCTCGGCCGGGGTACATCGCGCGATACTTCGGCAGCAGGTCGGGGTGCTCGCGCGCGAGCCACTGCAGGTACCACTCCTTGACCCCGGGCTTCAGCCGCAGCGCCGTGTGCACCACGCTCGTCGCGCCCGCCTCGCTCGCCCGGCGGAGTGCCTCGTCGAGGTGGGCCCGGGTGTCCGTGAGGTACGGCAGAATCGGCATCAGGAACACGCCGCAGTCGAGCCCCGCCTCGCGCACGGCCCGCACGGTCGCGAGGCGCGCCGGCGCGGTCGGGGTGCCGTGCTCGACGGACTGCTGCAGCTCGTCGTCGTAGATCGCGATCGACATCGCGATGTCGACGCTCACGTGCCGCGAGGCATCCGCCAGCCTGTCGAGGTCGCGCCGCAGGAGGGTGCCCTTGGTGAGGATGCTGAACGGCGTGCGGCTCGCCGTGAGCTCGTCGATGATGCGCGGCATGAGCGCGTAGCGACCTTCCGCGCGCTGGTACGGGTCGGTGTTGGTGCCCAGGGCGACCGGATGCCGCTGCCAGCTCGCCCGCCCGAGCTCCTTGCGCAGCACGTCGCCGACGTTGACCTTCACCACGATCTGCCGGTCGAAGTCGTCGCCGCCGTCGAGGTCGAGGTACTCGTGCGTCGGCCGGGCGAAGCAGTTGTGGGAGACGACCCCGTTGGCGATGAAGTCGCCGGTGCCGGTCGTGATGTCGATCATGTCGACGGTCTCGCCGAGATCATCGATTCCGACGACCCGCAGGTCGGCGTGCGTCTTGACCGCGTCGCCCACGAGATCGCGGGCAGGTCCGGTACCGAAGCCCTGCAGACGGTTGTTCGTCGTGAGATGCGGGCGCTGCCCCGACTCCGACGGGCGGATGTACTTCCAGCCGCGGTCGGTCAGGAAGCGGTGATCCGCGCTGCCGATCACCTCCGTGCCGTCCGCCAGTCGCACGCGGTGGGCGCGCTTCCTGGTCGACCAGACCGCCGAGACGGTGGTCGACACGTAGCGCCGGTAACTGCCGCGGCGCTCGGTGCCGATGACGCGATCGCCGATGCGGATCGACGAGAGCGTCTTGTGGCGACCATCCGCCATCAGGATGAGCGTGTCAGGGTGCAGGCAGTATGAGCAGGCATGGCTGCAGCCACGGTACGGGTTGATCGTCCAGCCGAAGGGCATGCGACTCGGGCCCGGCACCTTGTTCAGCGCGGACTTCGCGAGCACCTCGTGGAAGGTGATGCCCGCGAACTCCGGGGTCTGCACGCTGCGCACGAACCCGTCGAGGCGGCCGAGGCCGGGCAGCGCGGAGGCATCCTCGACCCCGAGCTCCTGACCGTTCCAGCGCATGCACCCATTCGAACACACGTTCGAACGAAAGCGCCAGAGCGACGCGCGGGCGGCTACGCGGGGAGCTTCAGCGCCTTCGCGGTGCGCGCGAGCGAGGCCTTCGCCTTCTTCGGGTCGTCGGAGAGCCGCGAACCGAAGCTCGGCACCATGACGAGGATCATCGGCTCCCAGGCGTCCCACCGGTCGGGGAAGCACTTCTTCAGCACGTCGAACATGATCGGCGCGGCCGTCGAGGCGCCGGGCGAGGCGCCGAGGAGGCCGGCGATCGTGCCGTCGGCGCCCGTGATGACCTCGGTGCCGAACTGCAGCACGCCGCCCTTCTCGGGGTCGTGCTTCATGACCTGGACGCGCTGGCCGGCGGTGATGAGCTCCCAGTCGCGCGACTTCGCGGTCGGCATGAAGGCCCGCAGCGCGTTCATCTTCTGCTCGCGGTTCGCCAGCAGTTCGCCCACGAGGTACTTCATGAGGTCGAAGTTGCGGAACGCGACCTGCAGCATGGTGCCGAGGTTGTGCCAGCGCACCGAGAACGGCAGGTCGAACCAGGTGGAGCGCTTGAGGAACTTGGGCGTGAACCCGGCGAACGGACCGAACATGACGGATGCCTCGCCGTCGACCACGCGCGTGTCGAGATGCGGCACCGACATCGGCGGGGCGCCGACCGCGGCCTTGCCGTACACCTTGGCGTGGTGCTGGGCGACGATCTTGGGGTTGCGCGTGCGGAGGAACTGCCCGGAGATGGGGAAGCCGCCGTAGCCGCGGATCTCGGGGATGCCGGACTGCTGGAGGATCGGCAGGGCGCCGCCGCCCGCGCCGACGAAGACGAACTTCGCGTTCACGACGTGCGGGTAGTTGCCGACGGTGTGCCGCACCTTGAGGCGCCACGAGCCGTCCTTGCGGCGCCGGATGCCCTGCACCTCGTGGTTGAGGCGCACGGTCGCGCCCTGCGACTCGACGTGGGCGAACAGCAGCTTCGTGAGTTCGCCGAAGTCGACGTCGGTGCCCGACTCGATGCGCGTCGCCGCGACCTTCTGGCGGCGGTTGCGCTTCTTCGCCATGAGCGGCGCCCATTCGGCGATCACGTCGATGTCGTCGGTGAACTCGATTCCCGCGAAGAGCGGCTCGTCCTTGAGCACCTCGTAGCGACGACGGAGGTACTCGACGTTCGCCGCGCCGCGCACGAAGGTCATGTGCGGGGTCGGGT
This portion of the Agromyces rhizosphaerae genome encodes:
- a CDS encoding thymidine kinase; its protein translation is MAKLYFRYGAMNSGKSTALLQAAFNYEERGHRVLLAKPAVDTKGAEHIVSRLGVTREVDFVFAPDADAFALFEHHRAASVARDGHDVSCLLVDEAQFLSSRQVDDLLRVALLDDVPVLAYGIRTDFQTVAFPGSRRLLEVAHSLEELKTICRCGRKAIFNGRRIDGRYVFDGDQVAIDGAEVTYESLCGVCYLQESGGVLDGS
- a CDS encoding response regulator transcription factor; this encodes MPSEPRATVAVLDDHAVVLDGIISWVERHAPDLEVAVRATTWLELVRSPRFPVDLVVMDFQLAEPVSIESRVRTCRAAGAAVVVVSALDSREARSRALDAGAAAFVPKSVPGTRVLDVVRLVLSRVRGDGAAGRAPDGAVGWGAVAFAPWLGVADSADEVGSETPRIPAPALSGSELTAVRLYVAGRTTTEVADAMGVSYETVKTYLRRVREKYARLDRPASRKSDLTRRVAEDGLLE
- a CDS encoding sensor histidine kinase → MSTGTSRDQVAEVFGRALTTSMRWGAYAALGPAWLMALVSAVMAGGPEAWSAFGVLSASAATLALVVLRPSAWGSALHLVVGGVATYVVATLVLTAFPLPGFASTILVAVPWLVIILAGTPRTRSSIAVWWAVLSYLVGMVALGTAIAVAGLPWVVNLPATIAFALVLTVRVYDVRNLHSGRRQAAGLHRAQRVVREIAIRREFEARATARLHDTALNHLLALGGRGSGPLDPALRSAILHDLELIVGRDWSEEARDPGPSALQSAVSVAQRHGLEVRVSGTPEALDRLRPETSEALRDAIAQCLVNVADHSGAREAEVAVATDGDELTVAVVDDGSGFDPAGVPEDRLGIRASVRGRIEQVGGQVQLWSTPGVGTTVLLAVPGAGR
- a CDS encoding Rv2578c family radical SAM protein, which translates into the protein MRWNGQELGVEDASALPGLGRLDGFVRSVQTPEFAGITFHEVLAKSALNKVPGPSRMPFGWTINPYRGCSHACSYCLHPDTLILMADGRHKTLSSIRIGDRVIGTERRGSYRRYVSTTVSAVWSTRKRAHRVRLADGTEVIGSADHRFLTDRGWKYIRPSESGQRPHLTTNNRLQGFGTGPARDLVGDAVKTHADLRVVGIDDLGETVDMIDITTGTGDFIANGVVSHNCFARPTHEYLDLDGGDDFDRQIVVKVNVGDVLRKELGRASWQRHPVALGTNTDPYQRAEGRYALMPRIIDELTASRTPFSILTKGTLLRRDLDRLADASRHVSVDIAMSIAIYDDELQQSVEHGTPTAPARLATVRAVREAGLDCGVFLMPILPYLTDTRAHLDEALRRASEAGATSVVHTALRLKPGVKEWYLQWLAREHPDLLPKYRAMYPGRAAEPPKEYRRWLAARVRPLLRAHGLAHGEESPVTGGPAHSTSAPTLWEADVRGAAGPPTLF
- a CDS encoding malate:quinone oxidoreductase; this encodes MQSEETVDVVLIGGGIMSATLATLIRELQPDWSILVLERLGEVAQESSNPWNNAGTGHAALCELNYMPEQADGSVDPAKAISINEQFQVSRQLWAHLVGAGALPDPSKFINPTPHMTFVRGAANVEYLRRRYEVLKDEPLFAGIEFTDDIDVIAEWAPLMAKKRNRRQKVAATRIESGTDVDFGELTKLLFAHVESQGATVRLNHEVQGIRRRKDGSWRLKVRHTVGNYPHVVNAKFVFVGAGGGALPILQQSGIPEIRGYGGFPISGQFLRTRNPKIVAQHHAKVYGKAAVGAPPMSVPHLDTRVVDGEASVMFGPFAGFTPKFLKRSTWFDLPFSVRWHNLGTMLQVAFRNFDLMKYLVGELLANREQKMNALRAFMPTAKSRDWELITAGQRVQVMKHDPEKGGVLQFGTEVITGADGTIAGLLGASPGASTAAPIMFDVLKKCFPDRWDAWEPMILVMVPSFGSRLSDDPKKAKASLARTAKALKLPA